A window of the Diorhabda carinulata isolate Delta chromosome 1, icDioCari1.1, whole genome shotgun sequence genome harbors these coding sequences:
- the LOC130893733 gene encoding guanine nucleotide exchange factor DBS-like isoform X2 produces the protein MQNSVNSENLNVNDVLELLQQQYAIISGGKSKEGCPIITFPDNNNFETLSDIEYQRLMMYLTSVPSLHDADLGFHLIIDRRNDKWNSVKTVLLKISVYFPGLIHVVYVLRPASFLQKALSEVSNKLFKDEFKFRMIVLSTTEELHKYINSRQLTPDLGGTLNYNNEDWIHQRMELETFSAVTQQVSNSLDNFTKTIEETELPNDVEATQKLLDNHSLIYSDLKKDILSAAKHGEDLLTSIKEKNIYTSCEDDYFPLSDTCSNVFAIERLLVQLEETERTFDEFWQGHFVRLRNCLELRRFEQDFRELQINFETNLKIVGDMVENGDSTEKVDKLLKQAKSFNKLCSDDIDRAEEVIQSGYHLIAINSCPIECVKPKCTELSRVRNLLIEKLSKRIDNLVLTKLFIERVENANKWCANGVELLATQKIEQCASSVELAEKYLKEIKDFLASSKEFTSNSPKDFKDIFQESTTSETRALISQIVQRIEDVTMMCNKRVVTLNKLAVRPQRPVQTVNPEPMVPRQPGAPAPHHYRAVLKKAFTMPKMSSPESVVETSTFTDNSPTNSDEINKFKTKHVLNELFETEKMYVHELSTIIKGYKDTAQFADMQPLLPPDAQDKLKIIFGNLDEILKFHSEQFLKDLENCITSRELVALCFLQRREMFSQLYSFYCLNISKSEQVRESSPDLLPFFQACQEQLGHKLPLAAYLLKPVQRITKYQLLLKDLLKYSNEDNNCIELQQALDCMLCVLKGVNDSMHQISITGFSLDLSQQGELLLQGSFSVWIENKRLRLKPMQRHLFLYQKALLFCKPISKAVHNNATYQFKHYLQMSKIGLTESVKGDTKKFEVWLQGRQEVYTIQAPNLEVKQSWVNEIKKVLFNQLEEIKGEKIRQYAALVHKPLTQTTSWEKQKNTASVAPMLNHQRAMSCDSDHPTHMEEMTNEIDSNWSSDYSNSDDEDNNSTNARYVALADYCAVGNSEVNIKEGDIVELLKVGCAGWWFVRMIGTNNEGWAPAAYLENSHFKNNRSSSSRSQDKLNF, from the exons ATGCAAAATTCTGTCAATTCTGAAAACCTGAATGTTAATGATGTGTTAGAATTGTTACAACAACAATATGCCATTATTTCTGGTGGAAAATCAAAAGAAGGTTGTCCCATCATTACATTTCCagataacaataattttgaaactttgtCTGATATAGAATACCAGCGTTTGATGATGTATTTAACATCAGTGCCTTC CCTCCACGATGCCGATCTGGGCTTCCATTTAATTATAGATAGAAGGAATGATAAATGGAATTCTGTTAAAACcgttcttttaaaaatatct gtGTATTTTCCAGGCCTCATACATGTTGTTTACGTTTTGAGACCAGctagttttttacaaaaagcCTTATCAGAAGTAAGCAATAAGTTATTTAAAGACGAATTCAAATTCCGTATGATTGTTTTAAGTACTACTGAAGAAttacacaaatatataaatagcaGGCAATTGACTCCGGATTTGGGCGGTACTCTTAATTATAACAATGAGGATTGGATCCATCAAAGAATGGAGCTCGAAACTTTCTCCGCGGTGACACAACAAGTTTCAAATTCTTTAGACAATTTTACCAAAACAATAGAAGAGACTGAACTGCCAAATGACGTAGAAGCcactcaaaaattattagataatcATAGTTTGATATATTCTGATTTAAAGAAAGATATTTTATCAGCAGCCAAGCATGGAGAAGATTTGTTGACTtccattaaagaaaaaaatatttatacctcATGCGAAGATGACTATTTTCCTTTATCTGATACTTGTAGCAATGTGTTTGCTATAGAACGCCTTTTAGTTCAATTAGAAGAAACAGAAAGAACGTTTGACGAATTTTGGCAAGGTCATTTTGTAAGGCTGAGAAATTGTTTGGAATTAAGGAGATTTGAACAAGATTTTAGGGAGTTACAGATAAATTTcgaaactaatttaaaaatagttggAGACATGGTTGAAAATGGAGATAGTACTGAAAAAGTTGATAAGTTGCTAAAACAAGCCAAATCATTTAATAAATTGTGTAGTGATGACATCGATAGAGCCGAAGAAGTTATTCAGTCTGGGTATCATTTAATTGCTATCAATTCGTGTCCTATAGAATGTGTCAAACCCAAATGTACTGAATTAAGCAGGGTtagaaatttgttaattgaaaagcTGTCGAAAAGAATTGATAATTTAGttttaacaaaacttttcaTTGAGAGAGTTGAGAAC GCAAATAAGTGGTGTGCGAATGGTGTAGAACTTTTAGCGACTCAAAAAATCGAACAATGTGCAAGCTCAGTCGAATTagcagaaaaatatttgaaagaaataaaagattttttggcCTCATCTAAGGAATTCACGTCAAACTCACCTAAGGATTTTAAAGATATATTTCAAGAATCCACAACGTCTGAAACAAGAGCGTTAATATCACAG ATTGTACAAAGGATAGAAGATGTTACTATGATGTGCAATAAAAGAGTTGTTACTTTGAATAAGTTAGCTGTAAGACCTCAAAGGCCTGTGCAAACTGTGAATCCAGAGCCAATGGTTCCCCGTCAACCAGGAGCACCCGCTCCACATCATTACAGAGCcgttttgaaaaaagctttcacTATGCCAAAA atgagCAGTCCTGAAAGTGTAGTCGAGACCAGTACATTTACAGACAATTCACCAACAAATTCCGACGAgattaataaattcaaaaccaAACATGTTTTAAATGAACTGTTTGAAACGGAAAAAATGTATGTTCATGAACTTAGCACGATAAttaag GGTTATAAAGATACTGCTCAATTCGCGGATATGCAACCACTATTGCCTCCCGATGCTCAAGATAagcttaaaattatttttggaaatctaGACGAAATTCTCAAATTTCATTCAGAACAGTTTCTAAAAGACTTGGAAAATTGCATCACCTCAAGAGAACTTGTAGCATTGTGCTTTTTACAAAGG AGAGAAATGTTTTCTCAGCTATACAGTTTTTACTGCTTGAATATTTCGAAGTCTGAACAAGTAAGAGAAAGTTCTCCTGATCTACTTCCATTTTTTCAAGCTTGCCAAGAACAATTAGGCCATAAATTGCCTCTAGCAGCATATTTATTGAAACCTGTGCAACGTATAACTAAATACCAATTACTTTTAAAAGACCTTCTAAAATATTCCAACGAAGATAATAACTGTATTGAGCTTCAACAAGCTCTAGATTGTATGCTCTGTGTACTGAAAGGAGTAAATGACAGTATGCATCAAATATCTATAACAGGTTTTTCTTTAGATCTATCACAGCAAGGTGAATTGTTACTGCAAGGTTCGTTTTCAGTATGGATTGAAAATAAGAGACTTAGACTTAAACCGATGCAAAGACActtatttctttatcaaaaagCTTTACTGTTTTGTAAACCAATTTCGAAAGCTGTGCATAATAATGCTACTTACcaatttaaacattatttacaAATGTCTAAAATTGGATTGACTGAGTCTGTTAAAGGTGATACTAAGAAATTTGAGGTATGGTTACAAGGAAGACAAGAAGTATATACCATTCAAGCTCCAAATTTAGAAGTAAAACAATCTTGGGTTAATGAGATTAAAAAGGTGTTATTCAATCAATTAGAAGAGATTAAAGGAGAAAAGATAAGACAATATGCAGCTCTTGTCCATAA GCCCCTTACGCAAACGACTTCGTGGGAAAAGCAGAAGAATACTGCTTCTGTTGCACCTATGTTAAATCATCAAAGAGCAATGAGCTGTGATTCTGATCATCCAACACATATGGAAGAAATGACAAATGAAATTGATAGTAACTGGTCATCGGATTACAGTAATAGTGATGATGAAGATAACAATTCCACa aatgCACGTTACGTTGCCCTTGCTGACTATTGTGCGGTTGGAAACAGCGAAGTTAATATAAAAGAAGGGGATATTGTTGAGCTACTAAAAGTAGGTTGTGCAGGATGGTGGTTTGTAAGAATGATTG gAACTAACAATGAAGGATGGGCTCCAGCTGCTTATTTAGAGAAttcccattttaaaaataaccgtAGTAGTAGCAGTAGGAGTCAGGATAAGTTAAACTTTTAG
- the LOC130893733 gene encoding guanine nucleotide exchange factor DBS-like isoform X1 yields MENMDERTSIERSRSSYLDAESLGNSTNDYEEFEMQNSVNSENLNVNDVLELLQQQYAIISGGKSKEGCPIITFPDNNNFETLSDIEYQRLMMYLTSVPSLHDADLGFHLIIDRRNDKWNSVKTVLLKISVYFPGLIHVVYVLRPASFLQKALSEVSNKLFKDEFKFRMIVLSTTEELHKYINSRQLTPDLGGTLNYNNEDWIHQRMELETFSAVTQQVSNSLDNFTKTIEETELPNDVEATQKLLDNHSLIYSDLKKDILSAAKHGEDLLTSIKEKNIYTSCEDDYFPLSDTCSNVFAIERLLVQLEETERTFDEFWQGHFVRLRNCLELRRFEQDFRELQINFETNLKIVGDMVENGDSTEKVDKLLKQAKSFNKLCSDDIDRAEEVIQSGYHLIAINSCPIECVKPKCTELSRVRNLLIEKLSKRIDNLVLTKLFIERVENANKWCANGVELLATQKIEQCASSVELAEKYLKEIKDFLASSKEFTSNSPKDFKDIFQESTTSETRALISQIVQRIEDVTMMCNKRVVTLNKLAVRPQRPVQTVNPEPMVPRQPGAPAPHHYRAVLKKAFTMPKMSSPESVVETSTFTDNSPTNSDEINKFKTKHVLNELFETEKMYVHELSTIIKGYKDTAQFADMQPLLPPDAQDKLKIIFGNLDEILKFHSEQFLKDLENCITSRELVALCFLQRREMFSQLYSFYCLNISKSEQVRESSPDLLPFFQACQEQLGHKLPLAAYLLKPVQRITKYQLLLKDLLKYSNEDNNCIELQQALDCMLCVLKGVNDSMHQISITGFSLDLSQQGELLLQGSFSVWIENKRLRLKPMQRHLFLYQKALLFCKPISKAVHNNATYQFKHYLQMSKIGLTESVKGDTKKFEVWLQGRQEVYTIQAPNLEVKQSWVNEIKKVLFNQLEEIKGEKIRQYAALVHKPLTQTTSWEKQKNTASVAPMLNHQRAMSCDSDHPTHMEEMTNEIDSNWSSDYSNSDDEDNNSTNARYVALADYCAVGNSEVNIKEGDIVELLKVGCAGWWFVRMIGTNNEGWAPAAYLENSHFKNNRSSSSRSQDKLNF; encoded by the exons gaaACTCTACAAATGATTACGAAGAATTCGAAATGCAAAATTCTGTCAATTCTGAAAACCTGAATGTTAATGATGTGTTAGAATTGTTACAACAACAATATGCCATTATTTCTGGTGGAAAATCAAAAGAAGGTTGTCCCATCATTACATTTCCagataacaataattttgaaactttgtCTGATATAGAATACCAGCGTTTGATGATGTATTTAACATCAGTGCCTTC CCTCCACGATGCCGATCTGGGCTTCCATTTAATTATAGATAGAAGGAATGATAAATGGAATTCTGTTAAAACcgttcttttaaaaatatct gtGTATTTTCCAGGCCTCATACATGTTGTTTACGTTTTGAGACCAGctagttttttacaaaaagcCTTATCAGAAGTAAGCAATAAGTTATTTAAAGACGAATTCAAATTCCGTATGATTGTTTTAAGTACTACTGAAGAAttacacaaatatataaatagcaGGCAATTGACTCCGGATTTGGGCGGTACTCTTAATTATAACAATGAGGATTGGATCCATCAAAGAATGGAGCTCGAAACTTTCTCCGCGGTGACACAACAAGTTTCAAATTCTTTAGACAATTTTACCAAAACAATAGAAGAGACTGAACTGCCAAATGACGTAGAAGCcactcaaaaattattagataatcATAGTTTGATATATTCTGATTTAAAGAAAGATATTTTATCAGCAGCCAAGCATGGAGAAGATTTGTTGACTtccattaaagaaaaaaatatttatacctcATGCGAAGATGACTATTTTCCTTTATCTGATACTTGTAGCAATGTGTTTGCTATAGAACGCCTTTTAGTTCAATTAGAAGAAACAGAAAGAACGTTTGACGAATTTTGGCAAGGTCATTTTGTAAGGCTGAGAAATTGTTTGGAATTAAGGAGATTTGAACAAGATTTTAGGGAGTTACAGATAAATTTcgaaactaatttaaaaatagttggAGACATGGTTGAAAATGGAGATAGTACTGAAAAAGTTGATAAGTTGCTAAAACAAGCCAAATCATTTAATAAATTGTGTAGTGATGACATCGATAGAGCCGAAGAAGTTATTCAGTCTGGGTATCATTTAATTGCTATCAATTCGTGTCCTATAGAATGTGTCAAACCCAAATGTACTGAATTAAGCAGGGTtagaaatttgttaattgaaaagcTGTCGAAAAGAATTGATAATTTAGttttaacaaaacttttcaTTGAGAGAGTTGAGAAC GCAAATAAGTGGTGTGCGAATGGTGTAGAACTTTTAGCGACTCAAAAAATCGAACAATGTGCAAGCTCAGTCGAATTagcagaaaaatatttgaaagaaataaaagattttttggcCTCATCTAAGGAATTCACGTCAAACTCACCTAAGGATTTTAAAGATATATTTCAAGAATCCACAACGTCTGAAACAAGAGCGTTAATATCACAG ATTGTACAAAGGATAGAAGATGTTACTATGATGTGCAATAAAAGAGTTGTTACTTTGAATAAGTTAGCTGTAAGACCTCAAAGGCCTGTGCAAACTGTGAATCCAGAGCCAATGGTTCCCCGTCAACCAGGAGCACCCGCTCCACATCATTACAGAGCcgttttgaaaaaagctttcacTATGCCAAAA atgagCAGTCCTGAAAGTGTAGTCGAGACCAGTACATTTACAGACAATTCACCAACAAATTCCGACGAgattaataaattcaaaaccaAACATGTTTTAAATGAACTGTTTGAAACGGAAAAAATGTATGTTCATGAACTTAGCACGATAAttaag GGTTATAAAGATACTGCTCAATTCGCGGATATGCAACCACTATTGCCTCCCGATGCTCAAGATAagcttaaaattatttttggaaatctaGACGAAATTCTCAAATTTCATTCAGAACAGTTTCTAAAAGACTTGGAAAATTGCATCACCTCAAGAGAACTTGTAGCATTGTGCTTTTTACAAAGG AGAGAAATGTTTTCTCAGCTATACAGTTTTTACTGCTTGAATATTTCGAAGTCTGAACAAGTAAGAGAAAGTTCTCCTGATCTACTTCCATTTTTTCAAGCTTGCCAAGAACAATTAGGCCATAAATTGCCTCTAGCAGCATATTTATTGAAACCTGTGCAACGTATAACTAAATACCAATTACTTTTAAAAGACCTTCTAAAATATTCCAACGAAGATAATAACTGTATTGAGCTTCAACAAGCTCTAGATTGTATGCTCTGTGTACTGAAAGGAGTAAATGACAGTATGCATCAAATATCTATAACAGGTTTTTCTTTAGATCTATCACAGCAAGGTGAATTGTTACTGCAAGGTTCGTTTTCAGTATGGATTGAAAATAAGAGACTTAGACTTAAACCGATGCAAAGACActtatttctttatcaaaaagCTTTACTGTTTTGTAAACCAATTTCGAAAGCTGTGCATAATAATGCTACTTACcaatttaaacattatttacaAATGTCTAAAATTGGATTGACTGAGTCTGTTAAAGGTGATACTAAGAAATTTGAGGTATGGTTACAAGGAAGACAAGAAGTATATACCATTCAAGCTCCAAATTTAGAAGTAAAACAATCTTGGGTTAATGAGATTAAAAAGGTGTTATTCAATCAATTAGAAGAGATTAAAGGAGAAAAGATAAGACAATATGCAGCTCTTGTCCATAA GCCCCTTACGCAAACGACTTCGTGGGAAAAGCAGAAGAATACTGCTTCTGTTGCACCTATGTTAAATCATCAAAGAGCAATGAGCTGTGATTCTGATCATCCAACACATATGGAAGAAATGACAAATGAAATTGATAGTAACTGGTCATCGGATTACAGTAATAGTGATGATGAAGATAACAATTCCACa aatgCACGTTACGTTGCCCTTGCTGACTATTGTGCGGTTGGAAACAGCGAAGTTAATATAAAAGAAGGGGATATTGTTGAGCTACTAAAAGTAGGTTGTGCAGGATGGTGGTTTGTAAGAATGATTG gAACTAACAATGAAGGATGGGCTCCAGCTGCTTATTTAGAGAAttcccattttaaaaataaccgtAGTAGTAGCAGTAGGAGTCAGGATAAGTTAAACTTTTAG
- the LOC130893733 gene encoding guanine nucleotide exchange factor DBS-like isoform X3: MENMDERTSIERSRSSYLDAESLGNSTNDYEEFEMQNSVNSENLNVNDVLELLQQQYAIISGGKSKEGCPIITFPDNNNFETLSDIEYQRLMMYLTSVPSLHDADLGFHLIIDRRNDKWNSVKTVLLKISVYFPGLIHVVYVLRPASFLQKALSEVSNKLFKDEFKFRMIVLSTTEELHKYINSRQLTPDLGGTLNYNNEDWIHQRMELETFSAVTQQVSNSLDNFTKTIEETELPNDVEATQKLLDNHSLIYSDLKKDILSAAKHGEDLLTSIKEKNIYTSCEDDYFPLSDTCSNVFAIERLLVQLEETERTFDEFWQGHFVRLRNCLELRRFEQDFRELQINFETNLKIVGDMVENGDSTEKVDKLLKQAKSFNKLCSDDIDRAEEVIQSGYHLIAINSCPIECVKPKCTELSRVRNLLIEKLSKRIDNLVLTKLFIERVENANKWCANGVELLATQKIEQCASSVELAEKYLKEIKDFLASSKEFTSNSPKDFKDIFQESTTSETRALISQIVQRIEDVTMMCNKRVVTLNKLAVRPQRPVQTVNPEPMVPRQPGAPAPHHYRAVLKKAFTMPKMSSPESVVETSTFTDNSPTNSDEINKFKTKHVLNELFETEKMYVHELSTIIKGYKDTAQFADMQPLLPPDAQDKLKIIFGNLDEILKFHSEQFLKDLENCITSRELVALCFLQRREMFSQLYSFYCLNISKSEQVRESSPDLLPFFQACQEQLGHKLPLAAYLLKPVQRITKYQLLLKDLLKYSNEDNNCIELQQALDCMLCVLKGVNDSMHQISITGFSLDLSQQGELLLQGSFSVWIENKRLRLKPMQRHLFLYQKALLFCKPISKAVHNNATYQFKHYLQMSKIGLTESVKGDTKKFEVWLQGRQEVYTIQAPNLEVKQSWVNEIKKVLFNQLEEIKGEKIRQYAALVHKPLTQTTSWEKQKNTASVAPMLNHQRAMSCDSDHPTHMEEMTNEIDSNWSSDYSNSDDEDNNSTSRDMVKGHSSLVDRVVQYFIGSTTNSTTFYVKHF; this comes from the exons gaaACTCTACAAATGATTACGAAGAATTCGAAATGCAAAATTCTGTCAATTCTGAAAACCTGAATGTTAATGATGTGTTAGAATTGTTACAACAACAATATGCCATTATTTCTGGTGGAAAATCAAAAGAAGGTTGTCCCATCATTACATTTCCagataacaataattttgaaactttgtCTGATATAGAATACCAGCGTTTGATGATGTATTTAACATCAGTGCCTTC CCTCCACGATGCCGATCTGGGCTTCCATTTAATTATAGATAGAAGGAATGATAAATGGAATTCTGTTAAAACcgttcttttaaaaatatct gtGTATTTTCCAGGCCTCATACATGTTGTTTACGTTTTGAGACCAGctagttttttacaaaaagcCTTATCAGAAGTAAGCAATAAGTTATTTAAAGACGAATTCAAATTCCGTATGATTGTTTTAAGTACTACTGAAGAAttacacaaatatataaatagcaGGCAATTGACTCCGGATTTGGGCGGTACTCTTAATTATAACAATGAGGATTGGATCCATCAAAGAATGGAGCTCGAAACTTTCTCCGCGGTGACACAACAAGTTTCAAATTCTTTAGACAATTTTACCAAAACAATAGAAGAGACTGAACTGCCAAATGACGTAGAAGCcactcaaaaattattagataatcATAGTTTGATATATTCTGATTTAAAGAAAGATATTTTATCAGCAGCCAAGCATGGAGAAGATTTGTTGACTtccattaaagaaaaaaatatttatacctcATGCGAAGATGACTATTTTCCTTTATCTGATACTTGTAGCAATGTGTTTGCTATAGAACGCCTTTTAGTTCAATTAGAAGAAACAGAAAGAACGTTTGACGAATTTTGGCAAGGTCATTTTGTAAGGCTGAGAAATTGTTTGGAATTAAGGAGATTTGAACAAGATTTTAGGGAGTTACAGATAAATTTcgaaactaatttaaaaatagttggAGACATGGTTGAAAATGGAGATAGTACTGAAAAAGTTGATAAGTTGCTAAAACAAGCCAAATCATTTAATAAATTGTGTAGTGATGACATCGATAGAGCCGAAGAAGTTATTCAGTCTGGGTATCATTTAATTGCTATCAATTCGTGTCCTATAGAATGTGTCAAACCCAAATGTACTGAATTAAGCAGGGTtagaaatttgttaattgaaaagcTGTCGAAAAGAATTGATAATTTAGttttaacaaaacttttcaTTGAGAGAGTTGAGAAC GCAAATAAGTGGTGTGCGAATGGTGTAGAACTTTTAGCGACTCAAAAAATCGAACAATGTGCAAGCTCAGTCGAATTagcagaaaaatatttgaaagaaataaaagattttttggcCTCATCTAAGGAATTCACGTCAAACTCACCTAAGGATTTTAAAGATATATTTCAAGAATCCACAACGTCTGAAACAAGAGCGTTAATATCACAG ATTGTACAAAGGATAGAAGATGTTACTATGATGTGCAATAAAAGAGTTGTTACTTTGAATAAGTTAGCTGTAAGACCTCAAAGGCCTGTGCAAACTGTGAATCCAGAGCCAATGGTTCCCCGTCAACCAGGAGCACCCGCTCCACATCATTACAGAGCcgttttgaaaaaagctttcacTATGCCAAAA atgagCAGTCCTGAAAGTGTAGTCGAGACCAGTACATTTACAGACAATTCACCAACAAATTCCGACGAgattaataaattcaaaaccaAACATGTTTTAAATGAACTGTTTGAAACGGAAAAAATGTATGTTCATGAACTTAGCACGATAAttaag GGTTATAAAGATACTGCTCAATTCGCGGATATGCAACCACTATTGCCTCCCGATGCTCAAGATAagcttaaaattatttttggaaatctaGACGAAATTCTCAAATTTCATTCAGAACAGTTTCTAAAAGACTTGGAAAATTGCATCACCTCAAGAGAACTTGTAGCATTGTGCTTTTTACAAAGG AGAGAAATGTTTTCTCAGCTATACAGTTTTTACTGCTTGAATATTTCGAAGTCTGAACAAGTAAGAGAAAGTTCTCCTGATCTACTTCCATTTTTTCAAGCTTGCCAAGAACAATTAGGCCATAAATTGCCTCTAGCAGCATATTTATTGAAACCTGTGCAACGTATAACTAAATACCAATTACTTTTAAAAGACCTTCTAAAATATTCCAACGAAGATAATAACTGTATTGAGCTTCAACAAGCTCTAGATTGTATGCTCTGTGTACTGAAAGGAGTAAATGACAGTATGCATCAAATATCTATAACAGGTTTTTCTTTAGATCTATCACAGCAAGGTGAATTGTTACTGCAAGGTTCGTTTTCAGTATGGATTGAAAATAAGAGACTTAGACTTAAACCGATGCAAAGACActtatttctttatcaaaaagCTTTACTGTTTTGTAAACCAATTTCGAAAGCTGTGCATAATAATGCTACTTACcaatttaaacattatttacaAATGTCTAAAATTGGATTGACTGAGTCTGTTAAAGGTGATACTAAGAAATTTGAGGTATGGTTACAAGGAAGACAAGAAGTATATACCATTCAAGCTCCAAATTTAGAAGTAAAACAATCTTGGGTTAATGAGATTAAAAAGGTGTTATTCAATCAATTAGAAGAGATTAAAGGAGAAAAGATAAGACAATATGCAGCTCTTGTCCATAA GCCCCTTACGCAAACGACTTCGTGGGAAAAGCAGAAGAATACTGCTTCTGTTGCACCTATGTTAAATCATCAAAGAGCAATGAGCTGTGATTCTGATCATCCAACACATATGGAAGAAATGACAAATGAAATTGATAGTAACTGGTCATCGGATTACAGTAATAGTGATGATGAAGATAACAATTCCACa TCTAGGGATATGGTGAAGGGTCATAGTTCACTAGTCGATCGCGTCGTTCAGTATTTCATTGGCAGTACAACCAATTCTACTACATTTTATGttaaacatttctaa
- the LOC130893758 gene encoding uncharacterized protein LOC130893758, whose protein sequence is MAAVDSAEKEASEVLHTLLSVERIEKQEDAGDNQSYTSNTNVGNDGQEEAQIQWHTPVSISHSLFSAIDASAHFAQNMDEQQVIWEGHTIVDSDANINTIYTGHSLEESETGDDESLKGQENGLKKESPKTKKKIPVKKKKKVGDGISNDPTRLEESAAQVKDRFKRGCECQDESCFRGLNPESVYKHRLNIAELTKGEHDMYLMGVTMACLANPDTTVRHKERRRLRAQYVYQGRRVCLDAFLYLENCTHYQLKRIRKHVMTHGVAPRIHGNHGKKPHNTFSLDIYRHATEFLKQYLEQHTVERDILNTKQPIQLPWDVTRKNLHDSYKEYGQILEPGIKLMGYSTFRHFMKEQFPHVKFCKVEPKSCSSSHHTNNTHNNSSHNNQQQQQQQQQQQQQQQQQLQAVQQQTQQIQTVVERPREQQIQVQKCVISNEVQQVIPLVVAPSPTDATNNQHHQQTFLVTPVPQLVPNGNIVTPQNANNHTTTNTFSYQLANTGYVINEQGNIVTTMASAQHHTPYTFGRM, encoded by the exons TAATGATGGTCAAGAAGAAGCTCAAATCCAGTGGCATACACCTGTTTCAATAtctcattcattattttctgcAATAGATGCATCCGCCCACTTCGCCCAGAATATGGACGAACAGCAG GTTATATGGGAGGGACACACTATAGTCGATTCAGATGcaaatattaatacaatttaCACTGGCCATTCCTTGGAAGAATCGGAAACGGGTGACGATGAGTCATTAAAGGGTCAAGAAAATGGTTTAAAAAAGGAATcgccaaaaacaaaaaagaaaattcccgttaaaaagaaaaagaaagtggGTGATGGTATTAGTAACGACCCTACTAGATTGGAAGAAAGCGCCGCTCAAGTAAAAGACAGATTTAAAAGAGGATGTGAGTGTCAAGATGAGAGTTGTTTTCGAGGACTTAATCCTGAAAGTGTGTATAAACATCGACTAAATATAGCGGAACTCACAAAAGGAGAACATGATATGTATTTAATGGGAGTTACTATGGCCTGCTTAGCGAACCCCGATACAACAGTTCGACATAAAGAGAGAAGAAGACTTAGAGCACAGTATGTTTATCAAGGCAGAAGAGTGTGCCTTGACGCTTtcttatatttagaaaattgtaCCCATTATCAATTGAAGCGAATACGAAAACATGTAATGACTCATGGTGTAGCACCTAGAATTCATGGTAACCATGGAAAAAAACCGCATAATACTTTTTCATTGGACATTTACAGGCATGCTACTgagtttttaaaacaatatttagaacAACATACTGTAGAACGggatattttaaatacaaaacaaccTATACAGTTACCATGGGATGTaactagaaaaaatttacaCGATTCTTATAAAGAATATGGTCAAATTCTAGAACCAGGAATAAAACTCATGGGATATTCAACTTTTAGGCACTTTATGAAGGAACAATTTCCACACGTTAAATTCTGTAAAGTGGAACCAAAATCCTGTTCATCTTCTCATCATACTAATAATACTCATAACAATAGCTCTCACAACAATCAACAACAGcagcaacaacaacaacaacaacagcaGCAACAACAGCAACAGCTCCAAGCTGTTCAACAGCAAACTCAACAAATACAAACTGTAGTAGAAAGACCGCGCGAACAGCAAATACAAGTACAAAAATGTGTAATAAGCAATGAAGTGCAACAAGTTATTCCACTTGTAGTAGCTCCATCTCCAACTGATGCTACTAATAATCAACACCATCAACAAACATTTTTAGTTACCCCCGTACCTCAATTAGTACCTAACGGTAATATTGTTACCCCGCAAAACGCAAATAATCATACTACAACAAATACATTTTCATATCAATTGGCAAACACTGGTTATGTTATAAACGAACAAGGAAACATAGTTACGACAATGGCTAGTGCTCAACATCACACTCCTTATACTTTTGGTCGaatgtaa